The DNA window GAGCAAGTTATAAACCATCAATTTCAAACTACACCAAACATATTAGCCATCGCGAAAAGCGATTCGCTCGGCGGCCTGTTCACCGTGTACCGAGACACGACGAACGGCGCCTTGAAAATGGCGCTCGACACGAGCCAGATCGGTGAGGAGTACATCTACTTTACGCACACGGTCGACGGCGTGCTGGAGGCTGGCACGTTCCGGGGCGCCTACCGCGACAACGCCGTCTTCAAGGTGCGGCGGCACTACGACAAGATCGAGTTCGTGGAGGTGAACACCAACTTCCACTTCAACGACGAAAGCGCTCTCGCCCGCGCTTCGGACGCCAACATCAGCCCCTCGGTCCTGCACGTCGAGAAGATCGTCGCGACGGACTCTACGACGGGACGGATCCTGATTGAGGCCGACGATCTGTTCCTGACCGAGTCGCTCACGCAGGTGAAGCCCTCGCCCTCCCCCAACGATTCGCCGACCTCCTTCAGCCTCGGCAACCAGAGCAAGGAGAAGTCGAAGGTGCAGGCGGTTCACAACTATCCGAAGAATACGGACGTGGTGGTCGACTACGTCTTCGAAAACCCGCGCCCGGTCAACTCCGGCTCCGACGCCGTCACCGATGCCCGCAACGTGACGATCACGCTGCGGCACAGCCTCATCGAGGTGCCGGAGAATGACTTCGAGCCCCGGTTTTCCGATCCGCGCGTGGGCTACTTTACCCAGCAGAAGGATGATCTGACCTCTACCAGTGCGACACCCTACCACGACCTCATCAACCGCTGGCACCTGAAAAAGAAGAACCCGGACGCCGAACTCTCCGAGCCAGTGGAGCCGATCACGTGGTGGATCGAGAACACGACCCCCGAGCGCATTCGGCCCATCATTCGCGAGGCGGTGCTGCAATGGAATGAGGCCTTCCGGGAGGCTGGTTTCGAGAACGCCATTCAGGTGAAGGTGCAGCCGGACACCGCCTCCTGGGACGCAGGGGACATCCGCTACAACGTACTGCGCTGGACCTCCTCTCCCAATCCCCCCTTCGGCGGCTACGGCCCCAGCTTCGTCAACCCCCACACCGGCCAGATTCTGGGGGCGGACGTGATGCTCGAATACGTCTTTCTCACCAACCGCGTCTCCTACAACAAGCTGTTTGAGGCGGCTGGGCTCCCGCTGCAGTCGGCCGATCACGGGTTCCAAAATCTGCCGAAGCACGCCTGCACGCTGCCCTCCTTCCTCCACATGAATACAATGTTCGGCCGCACGGTGCTGGAGCCGACCGCCGGAGCCGACGCCGACAACGCGCAGAACGGCCCGTCAGACCTTGACGGTGAGATCACTCCCCTGATGGAGGAGTCGATCTACTACCTGGCGCTCCACGAGGTCGGGCACACGCTGGGCCTTCAGCACAACATGAAGTCCTCCCAGCTGCACTCCGCCGACGAGGTACACGACGCGTCCGTAACCCGCGAGGAGGGACTCACGGGTTCGGTTATGGACTATCCCGCCATCAACGTGGCACCTCCGGGCACGGACCAGGGGCAGTACTACACCACCACGCCGGGCCCCTACGACGTGTGGGCCATCAAGTACGGCTATACGCCCGGCATTGGCGAGGCGGAACTGAATGACATTCTTTCGCGCTCGACCGAGCCCGAGCTGGCTTTCGGCAATGACGCCGACGACATGCGGGCCCCCGGGAAGGCCATCGATCCGGAGGTCATGATCGGCGACATGTCGAACGAGGCACTCGACTACGCGGAGGGTCGCATGCAGCTCGTGGCCGATCTCATGGACGACCTGCTCCAGAAGTATGAGGACCCGGGACAGTCGTACGAAGAGCTGCGCGACGCCTTTCTCGTCGCCACCGGCCAGCACGCCCAGATGGCGGCGGTGGCCTCCCGCTACGTGGGCGGCGTCTACGTCGACCGCGCGTTCGTCGGGCAGGAGGGCGCTACGGAGCCGTACCGGCCCGTCTCCCTCGACCGGCAGAAGCGGGCGCTCGACCTTCTGGGCGAGCACCTCTTCGCGCCGGACGCCTTTGCGATGATTCCGGATGAGCTCTACCGGCACCTGCAGCCGCAGCGACGGGGCTTCAACTTCTTCGGCGAGTCGGAGGACCCGAAGATCCACGCCCGCGTGCTCGGCATTCAGGAACGCGTACTGGCCCACCTCCTGCACCCGAACGTGCTGGAGCGAATGACCGACACGCGACTCTACGGCAACGAGTACACGCTGGCCGCTTACATGGAGGATCTGACCAATGACGTCTTCGCGGCCGATGCCGACGGCAACGTGAACACGTTTCGCCAGAACCTCCAGGTCGCGTACGTCGAGGCGCTGGCCACGGTCGTGGGCGACGCGGGTGACGAACAGTACGACCACCTCGCACAGTCCGCTGCCCTGCAAAGCCTCCAGCAGATTGAGAACATGATCGACGGAAAGAGCGGCGTGAACGCCGAGACGCAGGCACACACTGATCACGTGCTCCACCTCATTGAAACGGCTACCAGCACCGAGTAACCCCGAATCCGCTTGCGGGGGGCGGCACATACTACTGGAACGAGAAGGCCTCAGGTCGAAAGCAACCTGGGGCCTTTTCTGTGTTGCTCCCAGCCTGAAGAGCACCTACGGAAGAATGTCGTCAACCGGTACTCCTTCCATCTCGGGCAACGTGGGAACCGTGAGGGAATCCCCACGACGGTGCCGGCTTCGGTCGGCATAGCCATCCTCTTCGGGGCGACGGAAAACGTCCACGAACTCATTCGGCAGGTCAACGAACCAGTAGTCGCCGATTCCGAGGCATCTCCGGATCATAGAGAACGACATCCGGCTCCGGCGCACTGTAGTCGTCCAGTTGAATCGGATTCTGCACGTGGATGCGGGCCAGCGTCCCTTCTGGTTTGTAGAGCCGACGCGCGAAGAGCTTTTCCAGGTCATTGACGGTGGGGCCGGGCGGAGGGCCAATTGGAGGCATACCGATCAGGCGACCGTCGAGAAGTTCGCCCCGGTCGTCTTCGCCGAGAATGCCCGCAGTTCCCAAAAAATGGCCACCGCTCCCTACCGCAGTTTCTCACAACGCCGGAGGAGAGACGCCCGAAAACAAATACGCAATACGAAATACGGAACGTCGAAGACAGGCATTCTCGTCTCAACCCCCGAACGCAGCCCAAAGAGGAATCTCACCCATTTCCTACGAAAAACACCGCATTGCTAAAGAGCACGTGTCCGCCGTACCAGAAGCCTCGAAAGAGCGGATTGTCGACGAAGTAGACCACGTGCCCGTCGCCCAGTCGCTGCGTGCCGAAGATGGTGGTGTTTTCGATTCGTTGCTCCGCCTCGTGCCCCATAAAGCCGCTCACTGGGGCACTCTCTTGGAGCGCACCCACCGTCCATCCGTCATCCAGGTACGCAAAGGCGTCGCTATTCCGCTTGAGTGTGAAGTACGGAGACGATAGCCCGAAGCCCAGCGGGTGAGACGTGTCGAGTTGCACGCGATGAATACTGCCGGGAGTGGAGCGAGACAGGGCGACCTGCGACTGGGTCCCGTACTGCTGAAGGTCGCCTCCCGTCGTGGTCGTGTCGGATTCGCTTGTCTCCTCTTTGTGCGTAAGGTGATATCCGGACTGATCTGCCAGCGCCTCGTTTGCGTTTCCGAAAGCAAGGAGACGCCCTCCCTCGCGGACCCACTGGGTAAGCATTTGTCCCCGTCCGTCGGTAAGCCACGCGCCATAGCGCCCATCCGGAAGCACGAGCACGTCCACGCCGTCAAGCATCGAGGCCTTGAAATCATCTGCCGGCAGTAGCGTGGCCGGGTACTCAATCTGTTGATCGAAGAAATGCCACACCTCGCCCACACTGCTGCTGGATAGGGGCGGCCCGGAGAGGACCGCCACGTTCGGCCCGTCGATAAACCCAACCGTTCCAGAGCCGAGGTCGGGGCCCTGGTCGGTAAAGCCCGTCTGGAGGGCGTGGAGGGGTTGTCCGTGATTCTGCGCAATCCGCTGAACGCGGGCGTCGAAATTGTCGAGCCGGTTGGTGTTGCCGCTGCGGGTGATGACCAGTGTGCCGGGGGCGTAGGAACGGTCGTTGATGGTGAACGATTTCGTCGCAAACCGGAGATGAACGTCATGCTGGAGCAAGGCTCCGGCAAAGCGCGCGTCGGCCCGGCTGCGCCACGGGGTCACGTAGGCGTACGGCTGGTTCGTGTTGCCGGTCAGCGACGGCTGGGTGGGCGGCGTTGACGCAGTGTCCACTTCCACGCGGTTGGGGAGGGCGTGGGCCTCCACTCCGTAGGCGTAGGGCAGCCCCCAGGCCGTGATGTCGTACGTGAGCGAGTCGGGGATCGTCGTGGTGGGCTCAAAAAGGACCTTGACGAGCCGACTTTTGGGCTGGGCGGCCTGCACGATGAGGTCGCCCGACTGAATCTGGACGTTCTCTGTTGTGCCGCTCTGATAGTCGCGTCCTTCTGCCGTTTCCCTCTCCGTTGCGTAGCCGTACCGGATGCGCTGCCGGTCGAGGTGCGTGGCGAGGGCCGACAGGCGGTCGCCTTGTGCTTCGCGGTGTACGACGTACGTTTGGTACGCGCCCGGTGGATTGTCCTGAGCCGATTCGTAGTAGTCGGCAAATTCTTGAACCACCCGTTCATGGTGCTCGGCCGTCACCTCCACCGTCGAGAGAGCACTCGTGTGATGGTGTTGAATGCGCTCGGCCAGCGTCAGTGTATCGCCCTCACTCGTGACAATGGCTCGTCCGGCACGGCCCCCGCCGCCCTGCTCGTACGTCATGCCGATGGCCCCGTTGAAGAGCGGCCACGTGTCGCCGTAGCCGGGGTAGAGGAGGTCGAACACCTCCTGTGTGAAGTAGAGCCAGCCGTTTCGGTCGAAGTAGGAGGCATTGTTGCGCCCCACTGTAAACTGAAACTCGCGCTGCCAGTCCGTTAGGTTCTCGTGGTAGGGCGTTGTGCCGGGGGCAAAGTAGTACGGGTCGTCGGCGCCCATCTCGTGGTAGTCGACGTGCACGTTCGGCATCCAGCGGTGGTACGCGCCCAGGCGCTGCTGCGTCTCTTTCTGTACCGCCCACGCCCAGTCGCGATTTAGATCGAAGTAGTAGTGGTTGGATCGGCCCGGGGCCCACGGCGTGTGGTGCTCGCGGGCGTCCGGGTCGGGATTGGCTGTCGCGCCCACCGTTTCGCGAAACCACTGCACGTAGCGGGTACGACCGTCGGGGTTGAGGGCCGGGTCGAGGAGGACGACCGTATTTTTCAGCCACTCCTGCGTGCGGGTGTTGGCGGTATCGGCCAAGGCATGGAGCGTTTTGAGGGCTGCCTCGCTGGAGACGGACTCGTCGCCATGGACGTTGTAGCTGAGCCACACGACCGCCGCGTCGGCCTGCGGGGTGCCCTCCGCCAGGCCGGCCCGTTGTCGGTTCGAACGGCGCAGGGTGCCGAGCCGGTCGTGGTTGTCGGGCGTCGTAATCGTGGCCAGGAGTAGGGGGCGCCCTTCGACGCTCGTCCCGTACTGCTGCACAGTGACGGCGGGAGAGCGAGCCGCGACGTGCCGTACGTAGTCCACGACGCGGTGGTGCGGCGTGAACTGCTGTCCGAGTTCGTAGCCCAGGTACGTGGCCGGTGGTTGTAGCTGGTCCGACGGTTGGGCCGGGGCGGGCAGCACGAGCAGGAGCGCGAGACTAGCGACACTCAGCAGGAGGCGATGCACGAAACGGAGGGGGTGGATTAGAAGGTAGAGGATCGTTGACAAAACGGGACGGCGGTCCCGGGGACTACCAGTAGATTGTGAGTCGTCCGTATCCATTATCAAATCGACTGGGAGAGTCGGGGATTCCGGGGGGCAGGTCGTCCTTGTCGAGGTCGTATCCCACGCCCACGAGCACGCTCCCGCCCGGCCATCGGTAGCCGAGGAGGGGGGTTAGGCGATAGTTGCTCGGCTGGACGCTGAAATACTCTCCCGTCCACTGCCGCGTCAGGTATTTGCTCTCTTCTTTGTCGAGCGTTCGGGCGTAGGCCGTGTATTTCAGGCCGGCCTGCACGCCGCGGTCGGGGGCGTAGCGGAGTCGGGCCTGGAGGGTTTGTCGATCTTCCCAGTAGTCCAGCGGCCCGTCCAGGGGAGACAGAGAAAAGTCATCCCCCGTTTGCCGATCGGTGTACCGCTCGATGGTGTAGCGGATGTCTCCCGCCCAGTTCCGCCATGCTCCCACGGCGAAGGCCCCGTATTGCTGCAGGCGCTGCTCAGAATGGTACTGGCTGGTCACGGCGCTTCGGGTGCCGTTCCGTTTGAGCGTGGATTGGTCGCGACGGTAGAAGAGACCGGCGGTGCCGTACGTCCCGGTGTACGAGGCCATCAGGCTGGCGTAGTGGGCGCCCTCGGTGTCTTTGTACTGGAACGAAGAGGAAGTCTGCGAGGTGAACGTAGCCGTGACGCTCGGGCGCCACCCGGCGTAGACCTCCACCCGCACGGGGTAGCGAGTCGGGGTCGCAGCCTGGATCTGAGCCACGAGCGGAGGCGTCTCGTAAATCCGAAGGATGTCGCGGTCTTTGGGGCTCACCCCGAGGGTGCTGTAGATGAAGTTATTGTACGCATTGGAGAGCGTAAGGTCCACCTGGGCCCGTCCCCATTGTGGGGCCTGTACGCGATAAAACCCCGTGACGTCAAAGTCCGGCTTGTACCGAGAGAACGTGTGTCGAAGGCCGGCCTGATGCCGATCGTTGAACACGTAGTGGTAGCTCATTTCAAGAAACGACCGCTGGGCGCGTCCATCTTCCTGCAGACGGGCATCGAACGAAAATCGGTGCCGGTCGCCCAGCACGATCGTTTCCTTCACGTCCGTTACGAAGGCCCACTCGGTCCGGTCGGTACTCCCGACGCGCGACCGGAGCCCGCGGCGAGTGCGGGACCACGTGTAGGCCTCGGCCATGGGGAAGCGGTACGACAGCAGGTCAAGCGCGTACTCCCGGTCCATTTGCGGCGTCAGGTGCCGAAAGACGCCGCGGTCGTAGTGCACGGTGGTGTCGGCCGCCCGCGGTCCCCGATTGTGAAAGCGGTCCAGCAGAAGGTGGCGCCGGAATGAGGCCCAGTCGGCCATGGACACGTGCGTCGTGGAGGCCGAGGCGGGGGCGGCAGTGGTGTCGGATACAGCGGGAGACTGAGCCCTCAATGGGAGTACACTCCCGCACAAAAGAAGGACCCACACGGCGAGTGCCCGTACGGTCATGGTGGAGGAGAGACTGGGAAAAGGAAGCCTGGCGGCACGAAATGACGCGTCAACGTACGAGGACGGGAGAGAAGGCGCAAGATGCATCTTCCGAATCCCGTTCGAAGTTCTACGCGATCCCTCGATGGGACGCGTCTTCCGTGCAACGTCCCTCCGCTGCGTCGGTAATGAGGGACGCGCTCCGCTTGTTTTCAATCCAATCTCTCCAGATGCCCGATATCGAACTGACGCGATCTCATTCCCTTGGTCTCGACGATGGACGCGAGGCCGTCGAACGTGTGGCCGAAGACCTTGAAACTGACCTCGGCGTGCGCTACGAGTGGGA is part of the Salinibacter sp. 10B genome and encodes:
- a CDS encoding M14 family zinc carboxypeptidase codes for the protein MHRLLLSVASLALLLVLPAPAQPSDQLQPPATYLGYELGQQFTPHHRVVDYVRHVAARSPAVTVQQYGTSVEGRPLLLATITTPDNHDRLGTLRRSNRQRAGLAEGTPQADAAVVWLSYNVHGDESVSSEAALKTLHALADTANTRTQEWLKNTVVLLDPALNPDGRTRYVQWFRETVGATANPDPDAREHHTPWAPGRSNHYYFDLNRDWAWAVQKETQQRLGAYHRWMPNVHVDYHEMGADDPYYFAPGTTPYHENLTDWQREFQFTVGRNNASYFDRNGWLYFTQEVFDLLYPGYGDTWPLFNGAIGMTYEQGGGGRAGRAIVTSEGDTLTLAERIQHHHTSALSTVEVTAEHHERVVQEFADYYESAQDNPPGAYQTYVVHREAQGDRLSALATHLDRQRIRYGYATERETAEGRDYQSGTTENVQIQSGDLIVQAAQPKSRLVKVLFEPTTTIPDSLTYDITAWGLPYAYGVEAHALPNRVEVDTASTPPTQPSLTGNTNQPYAYVTPWRSRADARFAGALLQHDVHLRFATKSFTINDRSYAPGTLVITRSGNTNRLDNFDARVQRIAQNHGQPLHALQTGFTDQGPDLGSGTVGFIDGPNVAVLSGPPLSSSSVGEVWHFFDQQIEYPATLLPADDFKASMLDGVDVLVLPDGRYGAWLTDGRGQMLTQWVREGGRLLAFGNANEALADQSGYHLTHKEETSESDTTTTGGDLQQYGTQSQVALSRSTPGSIHRVQLDTSHPLGFGLSSPYFTLKRNSDAFAYLDDGWTVGALQESAPVSGFMGHEAEQRIENTTIFGTQRLGDGHVVYFVDNPLFRGFWYGGHVLFSNAVFFVGNG
- a CDS encoding zinc-dependent metalloprotease; the protein is MALDTSQIGEEYIYFTHTVDGVLEAGTFRGAYRDNAVFKVRRHYDKIEFVEVNTNFHFNDESALARASDANISPSVLHVEKIVATDSTTGRILIEADDLFLTESLTQVKPSPSPNDSPTSFSLGNQSKEKSKVQAVHNYPKNTDVVVDYVFENPRPVNSGSDAVTDARNVTITLRHSLIEVPENDFEPRFSDPRVGYFTQQKDDLTSTSATPYHDLINRWHLKKKNPDAELSEPVEPITWWIENTTPERIRPIIREAVLQWNEAFREAGFENAIQVKVQPDTASWDAGDIRYNVLRWTSSPNPPFGGYGPSFVNPHTGQILGADVMLEYVFLTNRVSYNKLFEAAGLPLQSADHGFQNLPKHACTLPSFLHMNTMFGRTVLEPTAGADADNAQNGPSDLDGEITPLMEESIYYLALHEVGHTLGLQHNMKSSQLHSADEVHDASVTREEGLTGSVMDYPAINVAPPGTDQGQYYTTTPGPYDVWAIKYGYTPGIGEAELNDILSRSTEPELAFGNDADDMRAPGKAIDPEVMIGDMSNEALDYAEGRMQLVADLMDDLLQKYEDPGQSYEELRDAFLVATGQHAQMAAVASRYVGGVYVDRAFVGQEGATEPYRPVSLDRQKRALDLLGEHLFAPDAFAMIPDELYRHLQPQRRGFNFFGESEDPKIHARVLGIQERVLAHLLHPNVLERMTDTRLYGNEYTLAAYMEDLTNDVFAADADGNVNTFRQNLQVAYVEALATVVGDAGDEQYDHLAQSAALQSLQQIENMIDGKSGVNAETQAHTDHVLHLIETATSTE
- a CDS encoding Uma2 family endonuclease — encoded protein: MGTAGILGEDDRGELLDGRLIGMPPIGPPPGPTVNDLEKLFARRLYKPEGTLARIHVQNPIQLDDYSAPEPDVVLYDPEMPRNRRLLVR